A single Salmo salar chromosome ssa19, Ssal_v3.1, whole genome shotgun sequence DNA region contains:
- the LOC106578962 gene encoding interferon-induced protein with tetratricopeptide repeats 5 isoform X2 codes for MSASFTTDMEVMLKALECHFTWGIEKADIKDRDSLPEKLLDRIMKFSTSNHATYFNLLAFLSHLEENNVCALEYLHKAESALKNRQDDTELLVTYANFAWVHYHSGNMNDVDAYIGKLENINKGFTTAIQGSLPSIHGEKAWSFLRLGGLFYKGAKESFQKALKGEPDNASFNVGYALVLYRLEGLAMDGTERLEHTEGATQLRKALSLEPDNTEVMVLLARQLQNQSRYESMKLIKEALRLSPDVPHVTHYLAEYFRYAGINESLEVLEKALELSVNSPFMNYQIGQCHKNQFNQMSEQKRKGRWVNARQIKEKMELCIHHFSRAVELKPSNFQFRLNLAEAYGEHYQLEEAMKIFTNLLKDETLSDSDKQQCYTIFGQFLFFKKKDEDGAVTQFKKAYQIPIESWFRNKAGKKLKQIAEWCQANKKRVGILEFLAIEDKKGRKAEDPSRVEVHSPDTDDLTDALGKGMKLK; via the coding sequence CGCTTCTTTCACAACAGATATGGAAGTGATGCTGAAAGCACTTGAGTGTCACTTTACATGGGGAATAGAAAAGGCTGACATCAAGGACCGGGACAGCCTCCCTGAAAAACTTCTGGATCGCATCATGAAGTTCAGCACTTCGAACCATGCCACATATTTCAACTTACTAGCCTTTCTGAGCCACCTGGAGGAAAACAATGTTTGTGCTCTTGAGTATCTCCACAAGGCTGAGAGTGCATTGAAGAATAGACAGGATGATACAGAGTTACTGGTAACCTATGCTAACTTTGCATGGGTTCACTATCACTCAGGGAACATGAATGATGTGGATGCCTACATTGGAAAGCTGGAAAACATCAATAAGGGTTTTACGACTGCTATTCAAGGCAGTTTACCTTCAATACATGGTGAGAAGGCTTGGAGTTTTCTAAGGCTTGGGGGGCTATTTTACAAGGGGGCAAAGGAGAGCTTTCAGAAAGCTCTTAAGGGAGAACCAGACAATGCATCCTTCAACGTGGGCTATGCCCTGGTCCTGTACAGGTTGGAGGGGTTAGCCATGGATGGAACAGAGAGGTTGGAGCATACTGAAGGTGCTACTCAGCTAAGGAAAGCCTTATCCTTAGAGCCTGATAACACTGAAGTTATGGTCCTGCTGGCCAGGCAGCTTCAAAACCAAAGTAGATATGAGTCCATGAAACTCATCAAAGAGGCCCTCAGACTGTCTCCTGACGTGCCTCACGTCACACATTACTTGGCCGAGTATTTCAGATACGCGGGCATCAATGAGTCTCTGGAGGTTTTGGAGAAAGCTCTCGAACTGTCTGTAAACTCCCCCTTCATGAATTACCAAATCGGCCAGTGTCACAAAAATCAGTTCAACCAGATGTCTGAGCAGAAGAGGAAAGGGAGATGGGTCAACGCACGCCAGATAAAAGAGAAGATGGAGCTCTGCATCCATCACTTCTCCAGAGCTGTGGAACTGAAGCCATCCAACTTTCAATTCAGGTTGAACCTGGCTGAGGCTTACGGAGAACACTACCAGCTGGAGGAGGCGATGAAGATCTTCACCAACCTGCTGAAAGATGAGACCCTTAGTGACTCAGACAAGCAGCAATGCTACACCATCTTCGGACAGTTTCTGTTCTTCAAGAAGAAAGACGAGGATGGTGCTGTGACCCAGTTCAAAAAGGCCTACCAGATTCCGATTGAGAGTTGGTTCAGGAATAAGGCTGGGAAAAAACTGAAGCAGATAGCAGAGTGGTGTCAGGCTAACAAGAAGAGAGTTGGGATTTTGGAATTCCTCGCAATTGAAGACAAAAAAGGCAGGAAGGCTGAAGATCCAAGTAGAGTCGAGGTGCACTCTCCAGACACAGATGACCTTACAGATGCCCTAGGCAAAGGAATGAAACTGAAATGA